Proteins encoded in a region of the Streptomyces sp. NBC_00258 genome:
- a CDS encoding TetR/AcrR family transcriptional regulator, with protein MVSSHDIKDAAGPGSKPRGRPRSFDRETALEKAILAFWEHGYEATSVSDLTQVMGIGAPSLYAAFGDKRSLFDEVVREYGARYGSFGDRALAEESTARAAVERMLHEAAAEYTEPGRPHGCLIVHAATNCTTPEVEESLRERRNANIAAIEGRVRSGVAAGELPADIDAAALARHTGAMIQGMSQQARDGATKEELEALAELAMRIWPRS; from the coding sequence ATGGTGAGCAGCCACGACATCAAGGACGCCGCCGGTCCGGGCTCGAAGCCTCGCGGTCGCCCCCGCTCCTTCGACCGTGAGACCGCGCTGGAGAAGGCGATCCTCGCCTTCTGGGAGCACGGGTACGAGGCGACCTCCGTCTCGGACCTCACCCAGGTCATGGGCATCGGCGCCCCCAGCCTCTACGCGGCCTTCGGCGACAAGCGCTCGCTCTTCGACGAGGTCGTGCGCGAGTACGGCGCGAGGTACGGCTCGTTCGGCGATCGCGCCCTCGCCGAGGAGTCGACGGCCCGAGCCGCGGTCGAGCGGATGCTGCACGAGGCCGCGGCCGAGTACACCGAGCCGGGCCGTCCGCACGGCTGCCTGATCGTCCACGCGGCCACCAACTGCACCACCCCGGAGGTGGAGGAGTCCCTCCGCGAGCGGCGCAACGCGAACATCGCCGCCATCGAGGGCCGTGTAAGGTCCGGCGTCGCCGCAGGTGAGCTGCCCGCGGACATCGACGCGGCAGCCCTGGCCCGGCACACCGGAGCCATGATCCAGGGCATGTCCCAGCAGGCCCGTGACGGCGCCACCAAGGAAGAGCTGGAGGCGCTCGCCGAACTCGCCATGAGAATCTGGCCCCGCTCGTGA
- a CDS encoding SDR family oxidoreductase has translation MGVLTGRTALVTGASRGIGRGIAERLGRDGARVGVHYGRSETAAKETVATIEAAGGSAFAIRAELGLPGDAAALWEEFDRHADGVDILVNNAGIGSTPPIEEIDEGTYDQVFAVNVKAPFFIVRHGLARLRDGGRVVNISSGLARTAVFPHLIAYAMTKGALDVFSRDLSKVLGARGITVNSLAPGIVDTDNTAELLHGSSDGWAKAAAVSALGRVGEAADIADVVAFLASDEGRWVTGHWMDATGGSLT, from the coding sequence ATGGGCGTGCTCACGGGCAGGACGGCACTCGTCACCGGGGCGAGCAGGGGCATCGGACGCGGCATCGCCGAGCGGCTCGGCCGCGACGGGGCGCGGGTCGGGGTGCACTACGGCAGGAGCGAGACGGCCGCGAAGGAGACGGTGGCGACGATCGAGGCGGCCGGCGGCTCGGCGTTCGCGATCCGCGCGGAGCTCGGGCTGCCGGGAGACGCTGCGGCCCTGTGGGAGGAGTTCGACCGGCACGCGGACGGGGTGGACATCCTGGTGAACAACGCCGGGATCGGTTCGACACCGCCGATCGAGGAGATCGACGAGGGGACGTACGACCAGGTCTTCGCGGTGAACGTGAAGGCGCCGTTCTTCATCGTCAGACACGGTCTGGCGCGCCTTCGCGACGGCGGCCGGGTCGTCAACATCTCCTCGGGGCTGGCACGGACCGCGGTCTTCCCCCACTTGATCGCCTACGCGATGACGAAGGGCGCCCTGGACGTCTTCTCCCGAGACCTGTCCAAGGTGCTGGGCGCCCGCGGCATCACCGTGAACTCGCTGGCGCCGGGCATCGTCGACACCGACAACACGGCCGAGCTGCTGCACGGCAGTTCCGACGGGTGGGCGAAGGCCGCGGCGGTATCGGCGCTCGGCCGGGTGGGCGAGGCAGCCGACATCGCCGACGTGGTGGCGTTCCTCGCCTCGGACGAGGGGCGGTGGGTGACCGGGCACTGGATGGACGCGACAGGGGGTTCGCTGACCTGA
- a CDS encoding SIS domain-containing protein yields MTATPPDPQPDAQPAPAESDRPGRIMAREMAEQPAVLRRILEEGAPRIQDVARQVAARKPRFVLLTARGTSDNAALYAKYLLEIRLGLPCGLASMSTTTAYGARPDLTDVLVITVSQSGGSPDLVASTRAAREAGAITVAVTNNPDSPLAAVSEYHIDIMAGPEKALPATKTYTASLLALYLFVEGLRGGDGSQAKVLPDLAEHLLARQDEIRTLASRYRFAERMVITSRGYGYPTAKEAALKLMETSYIPALSYSGADLLHGPLAMVDNISPVIAVVTDGRGGAALQPVLDRLRGRGADLVVIGPRPQVEQASAGFVLPTEGVAEEVQPILEILPLQLLAYEVTIARGQDPDAPRALAKVTETR; encoded by the coding sequence CGTCCTGCGGCGGATCCTGGAGGAGGGCGCCCCGCGCATCCAGGACGTGGCCCGGCAGGTCGCCGCCCGCAAGCCCCGCTTCGTACTGCTCACCGCCCGAGGGACCTCCGACAACGCCGCCCTCTACGCCAAGTACCTCCTGGAGATCCGCCTCGGCCTGCCGTGCGGCCTCGCCTCCATGTCGACCACGACGGCCTACGGCGCCCGCCCCGACCTCACCGACGTCCTGGTGATCACGGTCAGCCAGTCCGGCGGCTCCCCGGACCTGGTGGCCTCGACCCGGGCCGCCCGCGAGGCCGGCGCCATCACGGTCGCGGTGACCAACAACCCGGACTCACCGCTGGCAGCCGTCTCCGAGTACCACATCGACATCATGGCCGGACCGGAGAAGGCACTCCCCGCGACCAAGACCTACACCGCCTCCCTCCTCGCCCTCTATCTCTTCGTCGAAGGACTGCGCGGCGGCGACGGCTCCCAGGCCAAGGTGCTCCCCGACCTCGCCGAGCATCTCCTCGCCCGCCAGGACGAGATCCGCACCCTCGCCTCGCGCTACCGCTTCGCCGAGCGCATGGTGATCACCTCCCGCGGCTACGGCTACCCCACCGCCAAGGAAGCCGCCCTCAAGCTCATGGAGACCAGCTACATCCCCGCCCTCTCCTACTCCGGCGCGGACCTGCTGCACGGCCCGCTCGCCATGGTCGACAACATCTCCCCGGTCATCGCGGTCGTCACCGACGGCAGGGGCGGCGCGGCACTCCAGCCCGTGCTCGACCGGCTCCGAGGACGCGGCGCCGACCTCGTCGTCATCGGTCCCCGGCCCCAGGTCGAACAGGCCTCCGCCGGCTTCGTCCTGCCCACCGAGGGCGTGGCCGAAGAGGTCCAGCCGATCCTGGAGATCCTCCCGCTCCAACTCCTCGCCTACGAGGTCACCATCGCCCGCGGCCAGGACCCGGACGCACCCCGCGCCCTCGCGAAGGTCACCGAAACCCGCTGA